The genomic DNA ACGCTCACCCAGGCGGAACAGCTTGCGATCGATCTCCACCAGGGCCTGCAGCATCTGCGCCTGGGCCTCGGGCGAGGGTTGCAGCGCTTCGGGCCGATCCGCCAAGGCGGCCAGCCAGGCATGCTCGATATCACGGCGGCGCCAGAAGTCCACCAGCAAGCCATGCGCAATGCTGCTCAGGAAGGCGCGCGGTTCGCGCAGCGGAGGAAGGTTGCGGCGGGTCAGCAGGTTCAGGAAGGTGTCCTGCGCCAGGTCGGCCGCCACGTGCCGGTCCTGCAAACGGAAATCCAGGCGCCGCTGCAACCAGCCGTGATGTTCGGCATACAGCGCTGCCACCGACTCATTGATTGCGCGCTGCGTTTCCTGCACGGCTGGCACCGAGAAAATGTAAATGATATTTATTATTGTACAGATCGGGACAAGACTCAATGCGGTGCGACCCCGGCTCGACCCGCGCCGGAAAACGAAAACGGCGCCGAAGCGCCGTTTCCAGAGCGTGCTGCCGCACAGGGTTCAACTTGCCAGCGCGCCGCCCAGCAATGCCACGCCGAACAGCAGCACCGCGAGCGCCGCCAGGCCCTGCAGGATCACCCGCAACCGTTCGGCCCAGACCGAGCCGGGCCCCGCCAGGCGGGCCGCCAGGTCGCCAGCCACCAGCGTCAGGCAGGCCAGCGCGGCCACGGTCAGCCCGGTGCCCACGCCCATCGCCAGTGCGGACGCAATGCCCGCCCAGTAGAAATCCTGCGACAGCGCGAACACCAGCACCAGCACGGCGCCGGTGCAGGGACGCAAACCCACGGACAGGATCGCCGCGCTGGCGCGCCGCCAGTCGAGCTTGCCCGAGACGGCCTCGGCATCCGGGATGTGGGCATGGCCACAGCCGCAATCGTCATGGTGGGCATGGCCGTGGTCATGATGATGGTGATGGCCGTGGTGATCGTGGTGATCGTGGTGATCGTGGTGATCGTGGTGATCGTGGCCATGATGATGCGCGTATCCGGCGGCCGCGGGGTGGGATCCGCGTGCGCGCCACGCCCGCCAGGCGGGCTGCGCCACCCGGCGGATGACCAGCCAGATGCCCAGCAGCACCACCAGCGCGTAGGAGCCGACCTCCAGCCACCAGGTGGCCCGATTCATGACCGCGCCCGTCACGTTCAGCAGCATGGCCGCCACCGTGACCAGCGCAATGGCAGTGAGCGCCTGCACCAAGGCCGAGGCCAGCGCCAGCACGGCGCCATTGCGCACCGTCTGGCGATTGGCCAGCACATAGGACGCGATCACCGCCTTGCCGTGCCCCGGCCCTAGCGCGTGGAACACGCCATAGGCGAACGACAGGCCCATCAGCGCCCAGCCCGCGTGGCCGTCCTGCTGCCAGGCCCGCACCGCGCCCGTCAGCTGCCGGTAGAAATGCGACTGCCAGATGGACATCTGCGTGAAGAAGGCGCCCAGCCAGCCATCACCGCCGCCACCCACCGAGGTTTCGGGCACGCCGAAAGGATGCGAGGACTGCGCCACGGCGACGCAGGAAAACAGCGCCAGCAAAAAGAAAGCACTCAAGCGCTTCACGAACAACGGACCTCGATGCGATGCGTCAGCGACTGCGTGATGGCGAAAAGCTCTTCGGGCAGGTGTTCCTGCTCGGCGGGAATCGCCGCCAGCCGCTGCAGGGTCTTCCAATCGAGCTCGCGCGGCGGACGGTATTGCGACGTGCATGCCGCGGGCGCGCCGTCGAGCGTGACGGCGTCCTTGTCCTCGAAGGCATAGGCCACGAAGAATGTCGGATCGTAGATGTCGATGTCCGCCACCTTGGCCTGCACGGGCTGCGTCAACGGCAACTCGAAGGACAGCGCCAGCCGGCCGGCAGCCTTGTCCCACTTCACGCTTGCCTTCCTGGGCTTGCCGAACGCAAGGGACTTGCCGCCCACCGCGACACGGGTGAAATAGTGCGACTGCGGCTCGCCCAACGCGGCCACCCAGTCATCGGCCATGGACTGGAGATCCTTCGGCCGGTATTGGCCCTGCTTGTCCTTGGCCAGGCCCTGCAGGGAATACACGGACGACATCTCGTCGAACCGCCAGGTCTGGTGGATGGCGGCCAGGCGGCCCTGGGCATCGAAACCCAGGGAGGCTTTCGCGTCGATCCACATGTGCGGGTGGGCGTGCGCCACGCTGGCCATCCAGAACAAGGCGAGAAAGACGATCAGGGACGCAAGGCGTCCAGGAATTGCTTGGCGTTCCATTCGAACAGATCCAGATACGTGGCGGCGGGTTGCCCCGGCTCGGACAAGGCGTCCGAATAAAGCGTACCACCCACTTTCGCGCCGGTTTCACGCGCGATCTGTTCGACCAGCCTGGGGCTGGAAACGTTCTCGACAAAGAGCGCCGGCACCTTTTCCTTGCGGACCTGGGCGATGATGCGCGCCACGTCGGCGGCCGAGGGCTCGGCGGCGGTGGACAGCCCGGCCACCGGCACGAAGGTCAAGCCATAGGCCTGGCCGAAGTAGCCGAAAGCCTCGTGCGAAATCACGGCCTTGCGGCGCTCGGCGGGCAAGGCCGCGAAGTCGCGCTTGAGGCGGGCGTCCACGGCCTCGAGCTTCTGCGCATAGGCTTGCGCCCGCTGGCGATAGGCCTGCGCATTCGCCGGGTCCATGCTGGCCAGGGCCTCGGCGATGTTGCGGGCATAGCGCGCGCCGTTGGCCAGGCTCTGCCAGGCATGGGGGTCCCACTCGCCATGATCGTGATGCGCGTGGGCATCGGCGGCGGGCTTGGCCTTCGCCTTGCCATGATCATGCCCGTGGTCATGGTCATGGTCATGGTCATGGTCATGGTCATGGTCATGATCGTGGTCGTGGTCGTGGTCGTGCTTGTGGTCGTGGCCGTGGTCGTGCTTCTCGTGGTCGTGGCCATGCGCTTCCTCGCCATGCGAGAAGCGCAGCGGCGTGATCCCGTCGCTTGCCACCACGGTCTTGCCCTTGAAACCCGAGGCACGCTGCAGCCGGTCCAGCCAGGTCTCGAACTGCAGGCCGTTCACCACCAGCAGTTGCGCGCCGGCCAGCTTGCGGGCATCGCCCGGCGTGGGTTCATAGGCGTGCGCGTCGGCATTGCGGCCCACCAGCGTCGCCACCTCCACCTGCTCACCGCCCACCTGGCGCGTGATGTCCTCCAGCAGCGAGAAACTCGTCACCACCTTCAGCGGCGCGGCCGCGGCGGCGGTGCCCGCCAGGCAAAGCGCGAGCGCCAGCGCATAGCGGCGCAGGCCGCCGCGCGCGCGGGAAGACGAATTCGATTGCTCGGACAGGCTCATGGCTAGACTCCTTTTTCGGCCAGGCGCTCCCGCGACAGCAAGCCGCCGCAAGGACCGCAGAGAACCGACACGACATAGGCCGCGCCGGAGGACAGGATGATGGCCGGCGACGCCGGCACGTTCAGGTGATAGGACAGCAGCAGGCCCACCGTGCCACCGGCCACGCCGATGGCCGTGGCCAGCAGGATCTGGCCGTCGACGGTGGTGGACCAGAAGCGGGCGGACGCCGCGGGCAGCATCATCTGCCCCACCGCCATCAGGGTTCCCAGCACCTGGAAACCCGCGACAAGGTTCAGCACCACCAGCGCCAGGAAGACCAAATGCGCGATGCCTCCCCGCGCGCGCAGGGCCTGCACGAAACCGGGATCCAGGCATTCGGCCACCAGCAGGCGGTAGCCCACGGCCAGCACGCACAAGGTCAGCGTCGTGCTGACACCCACCAGCAGCAGCGCATCGTCGTCCAGGCCCAGCACCGTGCCGAACAGCACGTGCAGGAGGTCCATGCTGGAGCCGCGCAGCGACACCAGCAGCACGCCCAGCCCCAGCGAGATCAGGTAGAAGGCCGCCAGGCTCGCGTCCTCGCGCAGGGGCGTCCAGCGTGCGACGACGCCCGCCAGCAAGGCCACCAGCAGGCCGGACAGCAGGCCACCGGCCAGCATCGCCCCCAGCGACAGGCCCGACAGCAGGAAACCCGCCGCCACGCCCGGCAGGATGGCGTGCGACATGGCGTCGCCCATCAGGCTCATGCGCCGCAGCACCAGGAAGACGCCGAGCGGCGCGCAAGCCACCGACAGCGTCCAGGTGCCGGCCAGCGCGCGGCGCATGAAGCCGAAGTCCAGGAACGGCGCCAGGATCAGGTCGTGCAGGCTCATGACGGCGTCCTCACAACCATTCCTGGGCCGCGCCACCGCGCGCAGCCGCCAGGTTGTCCGGCGACAGCACTTCGGCCGTCTTGCCCCAGGCCACGACGCGCCCCGCCAGCAGCAGGGCCTGCGGGAATCCGCGCCGCACAAGGGAAAGATCATGCGACACCGCCACGACCGTGCGTCCCTGGGCATGCCAGTCCTGCATCAGGCGCAGCAGCACGCCGGTGGTCTCGCCATCCATCGCGGCGAAAGGTTCGTCCAGCAGCATCACGCTCGCGTCCTGCATCAGCAGGCGCGCGAACAGCACGCGCTGCATCTGCCCGCCGGACAACGCAAACAGGCTGCGCGCCGCGCAATCCGCCAGGCCGACCTGCTCCAGCGCCGCCTGTGCACGCGCCCACTCCGATCCGGGCAGGCGGCCCCAGGCGCCCACGCGCCGCCACGCGCCCATGGCGACGAGATCGATGACCCGCAAGGGAAAGCTGCGGTCCAGGCTGGCGGCCTGGGGCAGCCAGGCGATATCGCGCGCGTCGCCTTCCACATGCAGCACGCCCGACAGCGGCGCGATGAGCCCTGCCATGGCCTTCAGCAATGTCGACTTGCCTGCCCCGTTGGCGCCCACGACGGCCGTCATGGAGCCGGGCGGGAATACGCCGGAGACCTCGCGCAGCACGGTCCGCGTGCGCCATCCCAGGCTCACGTCCAGCAGCGAAATGGCGGGCACGCTCACAGGCCTGCCCCGCCCATCGCCCAGGCGATCAGGCCCCACAGCACCGCGGACACGCTAACGGCGGCCAACAGGCGGGACCAGGCGGAATCGGCAAGGCGGGAGCGCAAAGGCGGACGCGGCGCGGCGGGCGTGCCCTGGAAAAGACGGGGGAACATGGTGGATGGCAATGGGGTTTTAGAAACGTTATAACATAACCAATAGACGCTCATCGGCGCGCCCCACGCGCCCTTCCATTAGAATCGCTCCAACGCCACGCGCGGGCCCACGCCGCGCCCGGCCTTCATTCAGAGCACGCCATGCCTCCCTCCGCGACCTCCGGCTCCCGTTCCGTCTCTGCCCGCCTCGACGTGGCGGAGACGCTCTGCGCCGAACGCGGACGCCGGTTGACCCCCATCCGCCGCAAGGTGCTGGAACTGCTGCTGCGCCATGGCCGCAGCCTGAAGGCCTATGAACTGCTGGAGGAAATGCGCGGCGTGCATCCCGGCGCGGCGCCCCCCACGGTCTACCGCGCGCTGGATTTTCTGGTCGAGGAAGGCCTCATCCACCGGCTGGATGCCGTCAACGCCTGGAGCGCCTGCCATGACGCCGAAGGCGCGCCGCACGACCTGCTGGTGGTCTGCACCTGTTGCGGCAAGGTCGCGGAAATCAGCGACCCCGCGCTCAGCCGCCAGCTGGCCGAAAGGGTGAAGAAGACCGGCTACGTGCTGGCCACGCACGAAACGGAATTGCGCGCCCTCTGCCCCCAGTGCCAGCAGGAACCCCACGAGCACCATTTCCATACGCACGCGCACTGACCGCTCGCCACCCGGCGTACACCGTTGGGGAATTTGTAAGCAAAACCCCGGATACGCTGTCCGGCGCGCAGGCGTTTCCCCTTCCCCCGCACTTGCAATGTGCCGGATCGCCCCTATATATAAGCGTCCGCGACGGACGCCAGCCTGTCGCCCAGGCGCATCAAGGGGTTTCCCGCAGTGCACAAATCAAGGTTTGCCCACAGCGACTGCCTGTGATGTAATCCGGCGTTCGCCTTTTCAGACAAGGCCTTAGGGCTTGCTTGGCGCCATGCCGGCGGCGCACTTCGCGCCCGTCCCCGGACAAGCCGAAGACAAGCCCGGCAAGCCCCCGAATCCAGCACGAGTACCAGGCATGAACACCCCCCGCAGTCTCGACCAGATGGTCCCCGTCACGATCCTGACCGGCTTCCTCGGCGCGGGCAAGACGACGCTCCTCAAACGCATCCTCACCGAATACCACGGTCGCCGCATCGCGGTCATCGAAAACGAATTCGGGCCGGAAAGCATCGACAACGATCTGCTGGTGCAGGACAGCGAAGAGCAGATCATCGAGCTCAGCAACGGCTGCGTCTGCTGCACCGTGCGCGGCGACCTGATGAACACGCTGAACGACCTGCGCAAGAAGCGCGAGGCCGGCGAGGTCACGTTCGAGCGCATCATCATCGAAACCACCGGCATGGCCAACCCCGGCCCGGTGTGCCAGACCTTCTTCATGGACGACGACATCGCCGAGTACTACCGCCTGGATGCGGTGGTGACGGTGGTCGACGCCAAGCACGGCATGGCCACGCTGGATGCGCAGGAAGAAGCGCAGAAGCAGGTGGGCTTCGCCGACCGCATCCTGGTCTCCAAGAAAGACCTGGTCAACGAGGCCGACTACCAGGCCCTGCGCCATCGCCTGGTGCGCATCAACCCGCGCGCCTCGATCGAATCCGTCCATTTCGGCGAAACCGAACTGGGCAAGATCATCGACATCAGCGGCTTCAACCTCAATACCATCCTCGACATCGACCCGCAGTTCCTGGCCGATGAGCACCCTGACGCCGCGCACGACCACGCGCATGGCCACGACCACCATGACCACGGCCATCATGGCCATGATCACGACCACGAAGGCCACGACTGCAGCCCGGGCTGCAACCACGGCCATCACCATCACCCGGCGCACAACGACGACATCGGCGCGTTCGTGTTCCGCTCGAACAAGCCGTTCAACCCGGAGCGCCTGGAAGAGTTCCTGGGCGGCCTGGTGCAGGTCTATGGTCCCGATCTGTTGCGCTACAAGGGCATTCTTTACATCAAGGGCGTGAATCGCCGTATGCTTTTCCAGGGTGTGCACATGATGATGGGCGCCGAGCCCGGCAAGCCCTGGACCTCGCAGGAAAAGAAGGCCACCAAGATGGTATTCATCGGCCGCAAGCTGCCCCAGGAGATTTTTACCCGGGGATTGGAGCAGTGCCTGGCCAGTTGAGGGACGGTGCGTCACGCTGACGCGCCTCCTTGTCAGGCCGGAACATAATCTAGACGGAGTGCTTTCATGGCTACCAAGGCAGCAAGCAAGAAAACGGGCAAGCAGGCGAACGCCGACGCGGCGGTCATCGACCTGCCCACAGAGCAAGAACTCCTGGCCATGTCCGACGCGGACTACATGAACGAGCGTCAGCTCAATTTCTTCCGCGAGCGTCTGCGCCAGCTGGAGCAGGAAATCCTCAACAACGCAGGCGCCACCACCGAGCACCTGCGCGAAACGCAATTCGTCCCCGATCCGGCCGACCGCGCCACGATCGAGGAAGAACATGCGCTGGAACTGCGCACGCGCGACCGCGAACGCAAGCTGCTGAAGAAAGTGCAGCAGTCCATCGCCCGCATCGACAGCGGCGAGTACGGCTGGTGCGAGGAAACGGGCGAGCCCATCGGCGTGCCCCGCCTGCTCGCACGTCCCACGGCCACCCTGTCGCTGGAAGCGCAGGAACGCCGTGAGATGCGCCAGAAGATGTTCGGCGACTGACGCCGCGCCAGGCGCGCGCCCACGGGCGCGCCCCGGCACTTGAACGGACCTGCCCGCGCCTTGCGCGGCCAGGTCCGTTTTACTTTGCGTCAAGCGCGTCTCGTCAC from Orrella dioscoreae includes the following:
- a CDS encoding sigma-70 family RNA polymerase sigma factor codes for the protein MQETQRAINESVAALYAEHHGWLQRRLDFRLQDRHVAADLAQDTFLNLLTRRNLPPLREPRAFLSSIAHGLLVDFWRRRDIEHAWLAALADRPEALQPSPEAQAQMLQALVEIDRKLFRLGERPRAAFLMHRIQGMTHPDIAASLGLSERTVRKYIAQAMLSFLMDDTLAPLAAGAC
- a CDS encoding metal ABC transporter substrate-binding protein, whose protein sequence is MSLSEQSNSSSRARGGLRRYALALALCLAGTAAAAAPLKVVTSFSLLEDITRQVGGEQVEVATLVGRNADAHAYEPTPGDARKLAGAQLLVVNGLQFETWLDRLQRASGFKGKTVVASDGITPLRFSHGEEAHGHDHEKHDHGHDHKHDHDHDHDHDHDHDHDHDHDHDHGHDHGKAKAKPAADAHAHHDHGEWDPHAWQSLANGARYARNIAEALASMDPANAQAYRQRAQAYAQKLEAVDARLKRDFAALPAERRKAVISHEAFGYFGQAYGLTFVPVAGLSTAAEPSAADVARIIAQVRKEKVPALFVENVSSPRLVEQIARETGAKVGGTLYSDALSEPGQPAATYLDLFEWNAKQFLDALRP
- a CDS encoding nickel/cobalt transporter, with translation MSAFFLLALFSCVAVAQSSHPFGVPETSVGGGGDGWLGAFFTQMSIWQSHFYRQLTGAVRAWQQDGHAGWALMGLSFAYGVFHALGPGHGKAVIASYVLANRQTVRNGAVLALASALVQALTAIALVTVAAMLLNVTGAVMNRATWWLEVGSYALVVLLGIWLVIRRVAQPAWRAWRARGSHPAAAGYAHHHGHDHHDHHDHHDHHDHHGHHHHHDHGHAHHDDCGCGHAHIPDAEAVSGKLDWRRASAAILSVGLRPCTGAVLVLVFALSQDFYWAGIASALAMGVGTGLTVAALACLTLVAGDLAARLAGPGSVWAERLRVILQGLAALAVLLFGVALLGGALAS
- a CDS encoding DUF1007 family protein; the encoded protein is MWIDAKASLGFDAQGRLAAIHQTWRFDEMSSVYSLQGLAKDKQGQYRPKDLQSMADDWVAALGEPQSHYFTRVAVGGKSLAFGKPRKASVKWDKAAGRLALSFELPLTQPVQAKVADIDIYDPTFFVAYAFEDKDAVTLDGAPAACTSQYRPPRELDWKTLQRLAAIPAEQEHLPEELFAITQSLTHRIEVRCS
- the dksA gene encoding RNA polymerase-binding protein DksA produces the protein MSDADYMNERQLNFFRERLRQLEQEILNNAGATTEHLRETQFVPDPADRATIEEEHALELRTRDRERKLLKKVQQSIARIDSGEYGWCEETGEPIGVPRLLARPTATLSLEAQERREMRQKMFGD
- a CDS encoding metal ABC transporter permease, whose translation is MSLHDLILAPFLDFGFMRRALAGTWTLSVACAPLGVFLVLRRMSLMGDAMSHAILPGVAAGFLLSGLSLGAMLAGGLLSGLLVALLAGVVARWTPLREDASLAAFYLISLGLGVLLVSLRGSSMDLLHVLFGTVLGLDDDALLLVGVSTTLTLCVLAVGYRLLVAECLDPGFVQALRARGGIAHLVFLALVVLNLVAGFQVLGTLMAVGQMMLPAASARFWSTTVDGQILLATAIGVAGGTVGLLLSYHLNVPASPAIILSSGAAYVVSVLCGPCGGLLSRERLAEKGV
- a CDS encoding metal ABC transporter ATP-binding protein, whose translation is MSVPAISLLDVSLGWRTRTVLREVSGVFPPGSMTAVVGANGAGKSTLLKAMAGLIAPLSGVLHVEGDARDIAWLPQAASLDRSFPLRVIDLVAMGAWRRVGAWGRLPGSEWARAQAALEQVGLADCAARSLFALSGGQMQRVLFARLLMQDASVMLLDEPFAAMDGETTGVLLRLMQDWHAQGRTVVAVSHDLSLVRRGFPQALLLAGRVVAWGKTAEVLSPDNLAAARGGAAQEWL
- a CDS encoding Fur family transcriptional regulator, which produces MPPSATSGSRSVSARLDVAETLCAERGRRLTPIRRKVLELLLRHGRSLKAYELLEEMRGVHPGAAPPTVYRALDFLVEEGLIHRLDAVNAWSACHDAEGAPHDLLVVCTCCGKVAEISDPALSRQLAERVKKTGYVLATHETELRALCPQCQQEPHEHHFHTHAH
- a CDS encoding CobW family GTP-binding protein, whose product is MNTPRSLDQMVPVTILTGFLGAGKTTLLKRILTEYHGRRIAVIENEFGPESIDNDLLVQDSEEQIIELSNGCVCCTVRGDLMNTLNDLRKKREAGEVTFERIIIETTGMANPGPVCQTFFMDDDIAEYYRLDAVVTVVDAKHGMATLDAQEEAQKQVGFADRILVSKKDLVNEADYQALRHRLVRINPRASIESVHFGETELGKIIDISGFNLNTILDIDPQFLADEHPDAAHDHAHGHDHHDHGHHGHDHDHEGHDCSPGCNHGHHHHPAHNDDIGAFVFRSNKPFNPERLEEFLGGLVQVYGPDLLRYKGILYIKGVNRRMLFQGVHMMMGAEPGKPWTSQEKKATKMVFIGRKLPQEIFTRGLEQCLAS